Proteins from one Choloepus didactylus isolate mChoDid1 chromosome 4, mChoDid1.pri, whole genome shotgun sequence genomic window:
- the LOC119532971 gene encoding TGF-beta-activated kinase 1 and MAP3K7-binding protein 2-like, which yields MALSRDCSAGGRRGPPGRGRRRRRRRRWRRPWRRRRRSWWERRPRRGRRRPRNNNNLDACCAVLSQESTRYLYGEGDLNFSDDSGISGLRNHMTSLNLDLQSQNIYHHGREGNRMNGSRTLMHSISDGQLQGSQSNNELFHQEPQTAPAQVPQGFNVFGMSSPSGASNSAPHLGFHLGSKGTSNLSQQTPRFNPIMVTLAPNIQTGRNTPTSLHIHGVPPPVLNSPQGNSIYIRPYITTPGGTARQTQQHSGWVSQFNPMNPQQVYQPSQPVPWTTYPTSNPLPHTSTQQPSQQGHQTSHVYMPISSPTTPQPPTVHPPGSSQSSAHGQYNIQNISTGPRKNQIEIKLEPPQRNSSSKLRSSGPRTSSSSSSVNSQTLNRNQPTVYIAASPPSTDEVMSRSQPKVYISANATTGDDQVVRNQPTLFISTNTGASATSRNMSGQVSMGPAFIHHHPPKSRAVGANSATSPRVVVTQPNTKYTFKITVSPNKPPAVSPGVVSPTFELTNLLNHPDHYVETESVQHLTDPALAHVDRISDARKLSMGSDDAAYTQALLVHQKARMERLQRELEIQKKKLDKLKSEVNEMENNLTRRRLKRSNSISQIPSLEEMQQLRSCNRQLQIDIDCLTKEIDLFQARGPHFNPSAIHNFYDNIGFVGPVPPKPKDQRSTIKTPKNQDTEDDEGAQWNCTACTFLNHPALIRCEQCEMPRHF from the exons ATGGCCCTGAGCAGAGACTGCTC CGCGGGCGGGCGGCGAGGACCCCCCGgccgggggcggcggcggcggcggcggcggcgctggCGGCGGCCCTGGAGGCGGAGACGGCGGTCCTGGTGGGAGCGGCGGCCGAGGAGGGGGCGCCGGCGGCCGAGGAATAACAATAACCTGGATGCCTGCTGTGCAGTTCTCTCTCAGGAGAGTACAAGGTATCTTTATGGTGAAGGAGACTTGAATTTTTCAGATGATTCTGGAATTTCTGGTCTACGCAATCACATGACTTCTCTCAACTTGGACTTGCAGTCACAGAATATTTACCaccatggaagagaagggaatagaATGAATGGAAGTCGGACTCTAATGCACAGCATCAGTGATGGACAACTTCAAGGTAGCCAGTCCAATAATGAACTATTCCACCAGGAGCCACAGACAGCACCAGCGCAAGTTCCTCAAGGCTTTAATGTTTTTGGAATGTCCAGTCCTTCTGGTGCTTCAAATTCAGCACCACATCTTGGATTTCACTTAGGCAGCAAAGGAACATCTAACCTTTCTCAACAGACTCCCAGATTTAATCCCATTATGGTAACTTTAGCCCCAAATATCCAGACCGGTCGTAATACTCCTACATCTTTGCACATCCATGGTGTACCTCCACCTGTACTGAACAGTCCACAGGGAAATTCTATCTATATTAGGCCTTACATTACGACTCCTGGTGGTACAGCTCGACAGACACAACAACATTCTGGCTGGGTATCTCAGTTCAATCCCATGAACCCTCAACAAGTCTATCAACCTTCACAACCTGTTCCCTGGACTACCTATCCTACATCTAACCCTCTGCCACATACCTCAACCCAGCAGCCCAGTCAGCAAGGCCACCAGACCTCCCATGTCTATATGCCCATCAGCTCACCTACTACTCCACAGCCACCAACAGTCCATCCACCTGGTAGTTCACAGTCTTCTGCCCATGGCCAATATAACATTCAGAATATTTCAACAGGACCTCGGAAAAACCAGATTGAAATTAAACTTGAACCCCCACAAAGAAACAGTTCTTCAAAATTGCGTTCCTCCGGACCTCGAACCTCCAGCAGTTCCTCTTCGGTCAACAGCCAGACCTTAAATAGAAATCAGCCAACTGTTTACATAGCTGCCAGCCCCCCAAGTACCGATGAGGTAATGTCCCGTAGTCAACCTAAGGTCTATATTTCAGCTAATGCCACCACAGGAGATGACCAGGTCGTGCGGAATCAGCCCACACTCTTCATATCCACTAACACTGGAGCATCTGCCACCTCCAGGAACATGTCTGGGCAAGTGAGCATGGGCCCTGCCTTtattcaccaccacccccccaaaaGTCGGGCAGTGGGCGCCAACTCCGCGACTTCCCCTCGCGTGGTGGTCACACAGCCCAATACAAAGTACACTTTCAAGATTACAGTTTCTCCCAACAAACCCCCAGCAGTCTCTCCAGGGGTGGTGTCCCCTACCTTTGAACTTACAAATCTTCTAAACCATCCTGATCATTACGTAGAAACAGAGAGCGTTCAGCACCTCACGGACCCTGCTTTAGCACATGTGGATAGAATAAGTGATGCGCGGAAACTGAGCATGGGATCTGACGACGCTGCCTATACACAAGCTTTGTTGGTACACCAGAAGGCCAGAATGGAACGACTTCAAAGAGAACTTGagattcaaaagaaaaagttggatAAACTAAAATCTGAggtcaatgaaatggaaaataatctaACTCGAAGGCGCCTGAAAAGATCGAATTCCATATCCCAGATACCTTCCCTCGAAGAAATGCAGCAGTTGAGAAGTTGTAATAGACAACTCCAGATTGACATTGACTGCTTAACCAAAGAAATTGATCTTTTTCAAGCCCGAGGACCACATTTTAATCCCAGCGCTATTCATAACTTTTATGACAATATTGGATTTGTAGGTCCTGTGCCACCAAAACCCAAAGATCAAAGGTCCACCATCAAAACACCAAAGAATCAAGACACAGAAGATGATGAGGGAGCTCAGTGGAATTGTACTGCCTGTACTTTTTTGAACCATCCAGCCTTAATCCGTTGTGAACAGTGTGAGATGCCGAGGCATTTCTGA